Sequence from the uncultured Draconibacterium sp. genome:
CTTGCGCCCAATGTGCCGGTGGTAATGATTACCAAAAGCGAGGAGGAAAATATAATGGATGAGGCAATTGGCGCTAAAATTGCCGATTACCTGATAAAACCGGTCAATCCAAAACAGATATTGCTGACACTGAAAAAGAACATCGATCAGAAACGCCTGGTTACCGAACAAACCACATCGAAATACCAGATGCAGTTTGCCCAGATCGGGATGAAACTAAACGACCGGCTGACTTTTGATGAATGGAAGGATATTTACCGTAAGTTGGTGTACTGGGAACTGGAGTTGAGCGAGTCGGAAGATTCGGCCATGGACCAGGTTCTTTCGATGCAAAAAGAGGAGGCCAATAAGGCTTTTTTCCGGTTTATAAAAGAGAACTACCAGGATTGGTTTACCCGGGATTTTGAAGACCGCCCGATGTTGTCGCCCGATATCTTTAAACACAAGGTTTTTCCACACCTCAACGAAGGAAAAAAAACTTTTGTATTGGTGGTGGATAATTTGCGTTACGATCAGTGGCGGATATTTAGCCCCGAGATAAATAACTATTTCCGCACGGTAACGGAAGACCTGTATTGTGGAATTTTGCCTACAGCTACCATGTATGCCCGTAATGCCATGTTTGCCGGTTTAATGCCATCAGAAATTGAAAAGTTGTACCCGCAATTGTGGCTCGACGACGATAACGAAGGCTATAAAAACCGTAACGAAGAGGAACTAGTGCGTAAACAACTGGAACGTTTTTCGCGTAAAGAGAGCCTGTATTTCGAAAAAGGATCGGGAGCTAAAAAGGAGCGCTGGGTAACCGATAATCTGAATAATATTTTGAAAAGCGATCTTTCGGTGATGGTGGTGAATTTTGTGGATATGATTTCGCATGCCCGCACCGAAATGGATATGATTCGCGAGTTGGCCAACAACGAAAAAGCGTATCGTTCGCTAACCTTAAGCTGGTTTAAAAACTCGTCGTTGCTGGAGTTATTAAAGTCGCTTGCTGATGAAGACATTCGAGTGGTAATTACTACCGACCACGGTGCTATTCGTGTTGATAATGCGGTGAAAATTATTGGCGATCGCGAAACCAATACCAACCTGCGTTACAAACTGGGTAAAAATCTGAACTTCAAATCGAAGAATGTGTTTGAGATTCGCGACCCGCGGAGCATTTATCTGCCATCGCGAAATGTGAGTACCAGCTATGTTTTTGCGCAGGGAACCGACTTTTTTGCTTATCCGAATAACTACAATTATTACGCTAATTATTATAAAGATACGTTCCAGCACGGCGGTATTTCTATGGAGGAATTGATTATTCCGGTGGTTACTCTCGATCCTAAAAAGTAGTTTTAAACACGAAGCTCACTTATAGAAATCTCGAATGATGATTAACGATTTTTGATTGCAGAACCGGGAGAAAAGTAAACAGTTTTCAGTGACAGTTAACAGTTTTGCAATTTCGCTAGAGAACAATCTAGCTGCGGTCAGCAAAGGCTTAAGTTAAGAAACAATCTAATGTGACCTATGTGTCCAATATGTTTCTAATCTTTGTGCCTTAGTGTCTTTGTGTTTCAACTCGTGCTTCGTTTTACCACAAAGTCTCCTTTTTCGGCACCAACCTTTTGACCTATAACAGGGCATTTTATCATCAGCAGGTAAAACAGGCGCGGATCGTTTTCATCCATCAATCCTTCAAAATTTCCCATACCTTTTGAAATGATGAGGTCGGCCGAGCGATAGATTTCCAGAAACTCTTTGCTTACCCGGTGCAGCAAGGTTGACGGCGTATTATCGCCATTTGTGATTAACGAAGCAACTTCGTGCAGACCTACTTCATGGGCTTCTTTTAAGGTAGCATCGTTTAAAACGGGCTGGCCGCGAACGGCAAATATTACATTCGCGTGCCCGATGGTTTCCAGGAAGAGTTTGTCCATTACAATTTCGCCGCAGTTATCGCCGAGGTACAAAATGGTTTTAGCTTTTTTTATTTCGGCTTTTAAAGCTTCCGAATCATCAATGGCAAAATGGGTTTGAAAGACCTTATCAATTGTTTCATCTACATCAAAATGATGCGTTGGGCCAAAATCGATAATGTTTCCGGCAATGGCGTAACGCAATGCAGTGTCAAATTTATCAACGGACGTTTCTACCTTTGTTCTGAATTCGCTGTAACGACTCAACAATGCCTGGTTGCTTTCTTCTTTTTCAGCGCTATACGGATCTTTTATATCCGATTCTTTCGCCAGTTCCCTTAAAATATTGCTGGTAATTTCGGGCGAAAAACTTTTGTCGAGGTCAATGCCGGCAATGGTTGAAATGGCCTGACTCACAATCTTATTTCGTTTTTCCTCTGCAATTTCGTATTTGTCCATACGTTTTTGCAGTGCTTTTACCTGGCAGATTAGGCATTCGTAGTTCATGCTAAAAAAGTTTGAAGCCGGAAGTCAGAAGACAGAAGTTCTGGTTCCGAATTTTTTGGTAAAAGTAAAAGAAGTTTTTGTTTTGCAATATGAACTAATGATTATTAAGAGTTGCAGTATAGTGTATTTTACACTACTGCCCCTTCTTCATTTGCGCATAAAGTTTATTGGCAAAAATAAAATCATCCAGTTTTTGGTTCCCCGAATCCAGGATTTCGTTTTTGGTGCCTTCCCATTCCTTTTCGCCATGCGAAATAAACAGCACCGACTCGCCAATTTCTATCACCGAGTTCATGTCGTGTGTGTTAATAATGGTGGTCATCTGAAATTCTTTGGTAAGTGTTTGAATGAGTTGATCGATAACCGTTGCTGTTTCGGGATCGAGGCCCGAGTTGGGTTCGTCGCAAAACAGGTACTTCGGATTCAACGCAATGGCGCGCGCAATGGCAACACGTTTTTGCATTCCGCCGCTTATTTCGCTGGGCGAGAGTTTAAAAGCCTGCTGGTCGATATTTACGTGATCAAGGCAAAATTCAACACGCTTTTGTTTTTCGGCTGAGCTCATTTCGGTAAACATATCGAGCGGAAAGCGCACATTGCCTTCAACAGAAATGCTATCAAACAAGGCTCCGCCCTGAAAAACCATTCCCACTTCGCGGCGCAGAATTTTTCGTTCCTTTTGATTCATCAGGGTGAAATTGCGGTCGTTGTACCAGATCTCTCCACTGTCAACCTCAAAAAGTCCCAGTGTGGATTTTAGCAAAACCGTTTTCCCCGAACCGCTTCGGCCAATAATCAGGTTGGTTTTTCCCTGCTCAAATACGGTTGAAATGCTTTTCAGAACCGTATTCCCGTCAAAGGTTTTTACTATGTTTTTAAGTGTAATCATGTTAATAGCAGGCGGGTTAATATTAAGTCGAAAAACAGGATGAGAATATTGGTATTTACTACAGCTTTTGTACTGGCTTTACCTACCTCGAGTGCGCCGCCCTGCACGTAATAACCAAAATAGGCCGGCACCGAAGCCACCAGAAATCCGAAAAACAGTGATTTTATTATCGAGAAAGTAATGTAATAAGGGTAAAACAACCACTGGATACCGGCAATATAATCCGGAATAGATATTACCCCTGCAATTGGCCCTGTTACCATACCGCCCAGCAAACCAAAAAATACACTGATGATATACAAAAACGGAAAGACAAAAACCACTGCAATAATCTTTGGAAGAATAAGGTAGCTTGCCGAGTTGACGCCCATAATTTCCAGTGAATCAATTTGCTCGGTAACACGCATGGTGCCTATTTCGGATGTAATATTTGAACCCACTTTTCCGGCCATAATCAGCGCCAGCATGGTTGACGAGAATTCGAGCAAAAGTGTATCGCGTGTACCCAAACCTACCAGTTCAACAGGGTAAAGTGGGTTTGCCATACTATAGGCGAACTGGATGGTCATAATTCCGCCAATAAAAATCGAAATGATAATTACGATTCCCACTGAGTTTACGCCCAGGTTATCGATCTCGTGAAAAAGTTGCCTGAAATACAGCTTGTGTTTCTCGGGTCGTGCAAAAACCCGTTTCAGCATTGCAAAATAACGGCCTATATGAAAGAAAAACCCCATTGTTTTAAGTTTCTTGCTAATGTAATCGGCTAAAATTACAACTTAATAACCGGAAACAAAATTTTTATGAATTTGAATCGGGCTAAGGCAAGAATAACAAAATAATTCTGTATTTTCAAAGTTACAATCTCAGGGAAGATTGATATTAAGAACAAAACACAGACAGATGGCTAACAATTTTTGTGTGATAATGGCAGGTGGTGTAGGAAGTCGTTTTTGGCCACTTAGCCGCACAGCACGCCCAAAACAATTTTTAGATATACTAGGAACAGGGAAAACATTTATTCAACAGGCATACGAGCGGTTTCAGGAGATTGTACCCAAAGAGAATTTTATTGTTGTTACAAACGCATTGTATAAAGATCTGGTAAAATCGCAGCTTCCGGAGCTTCACGATGAACAGATCCTGCTGGAACCCCTGCGACGCAATACCGCACCATGTTTGGCTTATGCAGCCAATAAAATTGCGCTCATCGATCCGGAGGCCAATATCATAGTAACACCATCCGATCATTTGATTTTGAAAGAGGAGGAGTTTAAAAGGCAAGTCCGAAACGGGCTTGAGTTCGTATCTGAAAAGCCAGCTTTGCTAACACTGGGTATTAAGCCAAACCGCCCCGAAACAGGTTATGGTTATATTCAGGTGAAACGAAAAAAGGAGTTTAATGATCTGGACAACCTTTATAAAGTAAAAACCTTCACGGAAAAGCCCAACGAAGAAATGGCGAAGATTTTTATCGAAAGTGGAGAGTTTTACTGGAACTCGGGAATTTTTATTTCGTCGTTATCTACCATGCTCGAGTCGCTGCAGCAGCATTTAACCGAAATTGCCCTGAAATTTGAACATGGCCGCAGCAAAATGAACACATCGAGTGAGGAACCTTTTATACGGAAAACATACTCCGAGTGTCAGGCTATATCAATTGATTATGGTATTATGGAAAAGGCAAAAAATGTGTATGTGTTAACAGCCGATTTTGGATGGAGCGACCTGGGAACCTGGAGTTCGTTATACGAAAACAAAGAAAAAGATGAAGAGGGCAATGTAATTCGGGCAGATAATGTGATGTTGTATGATACCGAAAACTGCATTGTAGATATTTCGAAAAACAAAATGGCAGTAATTCAAGGACTTGATGGTTTTATTATTGCCGAGCGAAACGATACTTTAATGATTTGCCGGCGCGAAGATGAAGATCAGATAAAGAAGTTTGTTACCGATGTACGAATTCAGAAGGGCGATTCGCTGGTATAACATTATAAATTAACGACACGCAGATAATCCAGATCGAAGGGGACTAATAGGATCTGGTCGGGGATAATTAGTGTAATTCGAAGGAAATTTATTGCGATAAAAAAACGGGTAGCCATTTTTGACTACCCGTTTTCTGTTAAAAGCACCGGTTTATTCCGATACTTCCGGTTTTTTCGGCATATTGTCTTCCGGCAAATTACCGGTCCATTTTTTTATACTGTAGTTAATCCGGATGGTAATCATATACATCACCGGAGAAATTAACAGCGTTAAGAAAGTGGCAAAGGTAAGACCAAATATTACAGTCCACGACATTGGCCCCCAGAACGCTACACTTTCGCCACCAACCGATATCTGCGGATCGAAGCGCGAGTACAGCGTAAAGAAGTTAAAGTTTAAGCCAACGGCCAGCGGCAGCAAACCTAACACTGTAGTAATTGCTGTTAGCAATACAGGGCGTAAACGGGTTTTCCCGGCTTCTACCAGCGCATCAATCTGAACCTGTTTTGGTAAGAAAGCTTTTTCTGAATAGCCGAGTTCTTCACGTTTGCGCTGCCGGGTCAGGTCAATGTAGTCGATTAGTACAATACCGTTGTTTACCACAATCCCCGCCAGCGAAATAATTCCAATACCCGTCATAATTACTACAAACTCCATCTGAAAGATTCCCAATCCAAGGAATACACCAATGGTGCTGAACAAAACGGTGGCAATAATAATTGCCGGGCGGATAAAGGAGTTAAACTGTGTAACCATAATAATCATAATCATGGCCACGGCGATAATCAATGCATAAATCAGGAACTCCATACTTTCGGCCTGTTCTTTTTGCTCGCCCGAAAACTCGTAGGTATAACCCTCAGGCATTTCATAATCTTCAAGAAGCTGTTCAATACGACTGTTAATTTCGTTGGCATTATAGCCTTCCATAACCCCCGATGTAATGGAAATTACACGTTTGTTGTCAATCCTGCTGATTTTATCATACGAAGTGGAATACTTGAACGATGCTACCGACGAAATAGGAATTTTGCTATCGTTAACCGGAATTTTCTGGTTCATTAAAGTAGAAACATCGTTGCGGTATTTTTCATCCAATCGAACAAAAATATCGTATTCATCCTCGCCATCTTTAAACTGACTGGCTTCGTAACCATAAATCGAATTCCGGAATGCCATAGCAATTTGTTGGGTCGAAAGCTCGTATAAACGTGCCTGTTCGCGATCAACCTGAATAAGCATCTCGGGTTGGTTGGTGTTAATATTGAGTTGCAATTCGTCAATTCCCGGAATATTGTCTTCTTCAATAATTCGCATAAAATCGTCAGTGATATGGATAAGCTGATCGAACTCATCGCCTGACACATCAATACTAACCGGATCTCCTGTTGGCGGTCCCTGATCATCCTTTTCTACGAAAATTTTTGCACCAACAAAGCCGTCAAGATTTTTGGCAATATCCTGCATAACAATCGCTGTGTTGATGCCATCGCGCAGTTTGTATTCAACAAACGATACAGAAGTGAGCGATTTATTCGGGCTTTCCTCATTATTCGAGAACATGCCACCACTCATACCAACACCAACATTGGTAGTAACCGATTTCACAATGTGATTAACCGGTTTAATCGTTTCTTTTATAATATTTTCCACCTCGCGCGAAACTTCATCGGTTCTTTCAATCGAAGTTCCCAGCGGCAATTCTGTGGTAACAAAAATGGTTGTTGGATCGGTACTCGGAAAGGTAACCACTTTGGGATTGCTTACGAAGAAATAAAAATAGATAGAAAATATTAGCAATAAAGTAGTTCCGCCAAAGTAAATGTAAGGCCATGGTCCGGTTAATGCATGCCTCAATTGATTGGTATACATTTTCTCGAGCCAAACCAGAAACTTAGTTTGAAACCAGCGTGCCACCGGTCTTAACACAAACAAATTGGCTATCATTAAAAAGGCTACGGTTGCCAATAGATTTCCCAATAAGAAAATTTTGGCCACGTAAAACAAGACGGAGATACCGGCAAATATTGCAGCATTTCGCAACACTTTTTTCACATTGGCTTTCCGGTTTATATCATCCACTTTCATAAAGGATGAAATAAACGCCGGATTAATTATAAGTGCCACAAACAGGGATGAGGCTAGTACCACGATTAATGTTTGCGGTAATATTTTCATAAACTCACCAATAATACCTTCCCACGCCAGTAGCGGGAAGAAAGCGGCAAGTGTAGTTAATGTTGACGAAATGATGGGGAAGGCAATTTCGCTTACCCCTTGTTTGGTGGCTTTTTGTAAGGGATTTCCCTCGCTTAGGAGTCGGTATACATTTTCAACCACAACAATGGCATTGTCTACCAGCATACCCAGTGCAAGTATCAGTCCGTAAAGCACCATGGAGTTTAAGGTAATTCCGCTTTGCTGCAGAATAACAAACGACAGGAACATGGACAATGGAATGGCCAAACCGGCAAAAAGTGCGTTACGGAAACCCAGGAACAGGAATAGTATAAAAGTTACCAGGATCATTCCCAGAATAATACTGTTTTCGAGGTTCGAAATGGTATCTTCAATGTATACGGTCATGTCGTCGGTAACAACTACATCAAGGTCTTTGGGAATTTGGCCACGTGCTTTTAGCTGGTCAATTGCATTGATAACATTTTGCGAAGCAGCAAGGATGTTCTCTCCCGATTTTTTGGTAACCGACAAGGTAAGTACCGGTTGGTCGTTCAGGCGGGCAATCGTTGCCTGTTCTTTATAGCCGTCAACTACGGTTGCCACGTCGCGGATATAGACCGGTTTGCCCATGTTTACCTTAATAATGGTATTGGCAATTTGATCGATACTTGTATAATTGGCATCGGTACGAATGGTACGGCGGGTTTGGTCGGCAGTAAACTGTCCGGCTCCCATGCTGATGTTTTCCAACTGAATGGCGAAAGCCACATCTTCAAAAGTTAGCCCAACAGCATCGAGTTTATATGGATCGATGTTAATCTGGATTTCGCGTTCTTCAATACCCCGAATGTTGGCTTCTGATATTTCCTTGAAGCCTTCAAATTCGTCCTGCATTATCTCTGCATACTTTTTCAGGTCGCGCATGTTGTATTCGCCCGAAACGTTTACATTCATAATCGGATATTCCGAAAGATCGAAATCGGTTACATACGGATCGCTGGGCAAGTCGCCGGGTAGCTCCGATTTTGCCTGGTCAACACGGTCTTTAGTATCCTGAAGCGCCTGTTTTATGGTAACAGTAGTGTTAAACTCAACAATAATGGTACTTACATCCTGGTACGATGCCGACGTAACTTCTTTCACGCCTTTCAGCCCTTTCAATTCTTTTTCAATGGGGCGCGTACACAGGTTTTCAATATCAACCGGCGAGTTTCCGGGATACAATGTTTGAATAAAAATATACGGAACAACAATCTCGGGCATGGCCTCGCGGGGCATTTGCTGATACGAGAAGATTCCGAATAAAACCAACAGTGCCGTAAAAATGTATACCGTGGTTTTATTCTTTAGCGCAAGAAACGTTGGTTTAAACTTGCGTGTTATTTCAGATTTATGTTTTTCAGTTTCTTTCTCCATTTTGAAGAATTTTTAGGTAGTGGTTTAATTGATCTTCACAACAGTTCCGTTAACAACCTGGTTGTAACCTTCGGAAATAACCTGAGTTCCGGCTGTTAGACCTTCAGTAATCTCGGTCATGTTGTTATTGCTAACGCCCAGTGTTACGTAAACTTTTTTAGCGACATTTTTCCCGCCGGCCTTTTCAACAATATACAGGTAGTGTCCTTTAAAATCTTCCTTAACGTAAAGCGAAGGCACTACAATGGCTGAATTGTTTACGTAATCGCGCATGGATAGAACCGAAACCAGGTTTGGTTTTATCTGGTTCGATTTGTTACCAATATTAATACGAACGCGGAACGTGCGGTTATTCGGATCGATGGTATTACCGATTTGGTTAATTTTTGCATCAACGGTTTTGTCCAGAGCCGGAAAACGAATTTCAACATCGTCGCCTTTGTGAACTTTGGTGATGTACGACTCGGAGATGTCGCCATAAATTTTAATGTTACTGGTATTAATAACCTTGGCAAAAGGAGACTGCGGACTTCCAATGTTCCCTTTTTCCTGGTATACAATATCGACTATCCCGTTTATTGGAGACTTTACCTCAGACATTTCAATCTGGGTTTTCAGGCTGTTAATCCTTTTCTCCAGACCTTCTTTATTGTTCTTGGCTTGCAGATACTCCATTTCAGAACCTATATTCTGATCCCACAGATTTTTTTGGCGCTCATAATTTGTTACGGCCAAATCCAGTTGTACCTGTAGCTCTTCAATCGAACGTTCCAGTACGTCGGTATTCAGGCGGGCCAAAACCTGCCCCTTATTTACATGTTCTCCTTCAGTTACCAGAACTTCTTTAATAATACCTGCCGATTCAGGGCTTACATCCACATCCTGCTCGGCTTCAACTTTTCCGGTTACCTCAATAAAGTGCTCAAATTTTTGGTTCTCCAGAAGTGTGGTTTTTATATTTACCAGTTCTTCTTTTTCGTTTGAACTCAATTCCATCTCAAGCGTATGAATTTGCTGTTCAAGCGTGTGAACCTGCTGCTTTAATTCCTGCAATTGTTTTCGCTTGGCGGCTTCGTCGGGAATGTTTGTATTTCCGCATGCGGAAACTATAAGTGCGGTTGTTAAAATGAATAAAATCTTTTTCATCGTATATAATTTTTTTGTTTTCGTTTATAATGCGCCGGCGGCTTTTTTAAGATTTAAATCGGCTTGTAGTAACGACAAGGTTGAAGTTACCAATTGTTGCCAGGTGGTTATGTACTGGCTTTCCTGTTGCGATAGTTCAGCACTTCCTACCATTCCGTTATTGAATTTAATATGGGTTTTATCCAAAATACTTTGTGCCAGATCGAGATTTTCGCGTGTGTTAATAAACTGTTCGCGAGCGGTTTCCATTTGTGCCGATGCCGTCAAATAATCTTTCTGAAGTGTGATCTCGGCAAAGCGCATATCGTTTTGAGCTTTGTCGAGTTCGATACGAGCCATTTGCACTTTCGCACGTTTGTTACCTGAATTGAAAATCGGGATGGAAGCCTGAAATCCAACCAGCGATGATGGGAACCACGCTTCCTGAAGCAGGTTGGCTTTGTTACCGTATGAGGTTTTGCTGTAGCTGTAGAACGCATCAAAACGAGGTAAATAAGCCACTTTTTCCAATCGGTACAATTTCTCCGAAACTTCAAAATTCGACTGGGCCAGACGATAATCTATATGATTGATCAAATCCAGGTCGATGGTATTCATCTCCTGTACCAATGGCGAAACAAAAACTTCAATTTCGTCGGTAAGTTCAATCTCCTGGCTGATGTTGTAACCCATGGTGTATTTCAAAACGGTTTTGGCAATTTTTAATTCTCTTTCCGAGCGAAGTACCTCGTTTTCAGCATTTTTAAGCAATATTCTCAACTGGTCAACATCCTGCTGCTCGCGAAATCCATTTTCGTAATAAACCTTTGTTTCTTCGTATAAATCAGTGGTGTTTTTAAGGTTTTCGAGCATAACCTCGCGGTAACGTTCGCTAATTAATACGGTATAGTAGGCTTGTGCTACAGCATTACGAATGTCAATCTCAGTCTTTTCGTTGGCTTGTTTGGCCAGGTTTAAATACAGTTCGGCCGAGCTAACTCCAACAATCCACGCACCATCAAAGATTTTTTGCGATACACTGAATCCGAAATCGGCACTGTAATCCTGACCAAATTTTACAGGAATATATGTACCCGGTTCTCCGCCAAAAAATTCTCCGGGAATAAGTGAAACCGGAAGATTGAGAAACCAACTGTAATTCGCTGTTCCCGATACTTGTGGTAATCCGGTTGTAATGGTTTCCCAAACTTGTTTCTGGGCAACGGTTATATCTTGTTTCGTATTAAACAAAACATACGAGTTTTGCATGGCATATTGTGTGGCCTGGTCGAGCGAAAACCCGGTGTTTTCTTCCTCCTGAGCTTTCAGCGACAGTCCCACAACTGACAAAAATAAAAACAAGATTAATTGTTTAATTTGTTTCTTCATACTGAACTTTATTTAGCTGTTTTTTATAATATTTTATTCCTTTTTCGGTGCAAATAGCATTCATATGATAGTCCATCATGCTATCGAAGAATGCCAGCGAGTTTACTTCGTACTCTTCAAAAATTCCATAATCCGGATTCATCGTATACAACATTCTTCCCACCTGCAGTTTGGCAATCAGGTACGGATCAAGATCGGTGCGATACAGGTTTTGCGACATTCCCAGTTTCAGGTTATCGATGGTATTGGTAAATATGCGTTCGCGTTTTACCTCGTTAATCTTTTTGTACAGTTCGGGATAATACTTTTTCAGGTCCTTCTCAATGCCGTTGTTATAGAACTTATAAATAAAAGCCACATGTTTGCGAATCCGAAGAATACTGTCGATAGCATTATTGTCATCCAACACCTTAAATGTTTTACCACTTTCGTCGATAAAGAACTCGATAACCTGATTGACGAGGTCTTCTTTATCGGTAAAATATTGGTAAAGCGTTTTTTTTGATATGCTGAATTCGGCTGCCACGGTGTCCATGGTAACCGCACGTATGCCTTTCTTAAAATAAAGATGGCCTACGTTTTCTATGATGTATTTTTTCTTTTCTTCCACGCGGCAAAAATATGCTTATTTTCTTAGGAAACTTTAGCAGTGTAAAAAGTTTTTACATGACTGTGTGTTTAAACTTCCCGATTGTATAGACTTTTAAATAGTAAAATAGTTACATAAAACTATTTCATATCGAAAAGTTTCCGTTGTTTTAATCGGTAAGTGGCGAATATTTACCAATAAACGCCGATTATACTATTGTGGAAAGAGAAAGGTTTTGGCGATGATAAGATCCTGAGGCCAGGTTATTTTTATGTTTTCGCGATTGCCATTAACAAGATGAATTTTATGTCCTGCATTTTCAAGAACAGAAGCATCGTCGGTAAAATTTTCGTGCTGAGCTTTTTGGTAGGCTTCTTTTATGGTTTGTACATCAAAAGTTTGCGGGGTTTGTACCAAAAAGTAGTTACTTCGGTCGACCGCTTTATTGCCGTGTTCATCGGAATAACGAATCGACTCTGCCGAAGGAACCACCGGCAAGGCGTTGCCCGATTTTTTGGCTTCCGAAAAACAGTGTTCGATGGTGTCCCGGGCAACCAGTGGACGAACGCCATCGTGGATAAAAACAATGCCGTTATCATCGATTTGTGCGAGCCCGTTTTTTACGGATTGAAAGCGGTTTTCGCCACCAAAAGCAAGTTTATACGATTGTGTGAAAGTATGTACTTTGCAAAGTTTCTTCCAGTGTTCAAGCTGTGTCTCGGGTAAAACCAGCACAAATTCAATGTTGGGATCAAAACGTAAAAAGGCTTCGAAAGTGTACATTAAAACAGGCTTCCCCTCAATTTCAAGAAATTGTTTTGGAACGGAAGCCCCCATTCGGTTTCCGCTGCCACCTGCAACAATTAAAGCAAACTTTTTTAGCATCAATTCTGTTTTTTGTTTACATTGAAATTTAACCTGATTAATTCATAAAAATGAATTAATCATCCGAAGGACTGACGAAATAATTGAAATACAATTATTAGTCAGGGTTAACCTTGACATTGAAAATCTTTAGCTTGATTCATTTAAAACGTATATCTTGTAGATTTTCAATCGTCAACACGTTGTGTAAAAAATATTATAATATTTTCAGGTTAAAAATAGTGCAAAATATTCTACTATGGAGAAAGTTCTTGGATTTTTGAAAGAGTTGACAGAAAACAACAATCGCGAATGGTTTAATGATAACCGAAAATGGTACGAAGAATGCAAAGAAAAGCTACTATTTCTTACCGATGTGCTGATTAATGAGATTGGCGAATTCGATCCGGCAGTGCGTGGATTACAACCCAAAGATTGTGTTTTTAGGATCTTCCGCGATGTTCGGTTTTCAAAAGATAAACGCCCATACAAAACCAATTTTGGCAGTTTTATTTGTAAAGGCGGCCGCAAAAGTATGAATCCGGGTTATTATTTTCATATCGAGCCTGGTGG
This genomic interval carries:
- a CDS encoding ATP-binding cassette domain-containing protein, with product MITLKNIVKTFDGNTVLKSISTVFEQGKTNLIIGRSGSGKTVLLKSTLGLFEVDSGEIWYNDRNFTLMNQKERKILRREVGMVFQGGALFDSISVEGNVRFPLDMFTEMSSAEKQKRVEFCLDHVNIDQQAFKLSPSEISGGMQKRVAIARAIALNPKYLFCDEPNSGLDPETATVIDQLIQTLTKEFQMTTIINTHDMNSVIEIGESVLFISHGEKEWEGTKNEILDSGNQKLDDFIFANKLYAQMKKGQ
- a CDS encoding ARMT1-like domain-containing protein; amino-acid sequence: MNYECLICQVKALQKRMDKYEIAEEKRNKIVSQAISTIAGIDLDKSFSPEITSNILRELAKESDIKDPYSAEKEESNQALLSRYSEFRTKVETSVDKFDTALRYAIAGNIIDFGPTHHFDVDETIDKVFQTHFAIDDSEALKAEIKKAKTILYLGDNCGEIVMDKLFLETIGHANVIFAVRGQPVLNDATLKEAHEVGLHEVASLITNGDNTPSTLLHRVSKEFLEIYRSADLIISKGMGNFEGLMDENDPRLFYLLMIKCPVIGQKVGAEKGDFVVKRSTS
- a CDS encoding sugar phosphate nucleotidyltransferase yields the protein MANNFCVIMAGGVGSRFWPLSRTARPKQFLDILGTGKTFIQQAYERFQEIVPKENFIVVTNALYKDLVKSQLPELHDEQILLEPLRRNTAPCLAYAANKIALIDPEANIIVTPSDHLILKEEEFKRQVRNGLEFVSEKPALLTLGIKPNRPETGYGYIQVKRKKEFNDLDNLYKVKTFTEKPNEEMAKIFIESGEFYWNSGIFISSLSTMLESLQQHLTEIALKFEHGRSKMNTSSEEPFIRKTYSECQAISIDYGIMEKAKNVYVLTADFGWSDLGTWSSLYENKEKDEEGNVIRADNVMLYDTENCIVDISKNKMAVIQGLDGFIIAERNDTLMICRREDEDQIKKFVTDVRIQKGDSLV
- a CDS encoding PglZ domain-containing protein, producing the protein MNKPRILWTDDEIDLLRAHIIFLQEKGYEVETANNGLDAIEKVEAGYFDIIFLDENMPGLTGLETLTKIKDLAPNVPVVMITKSEEENIMDEAIGAKIADYLIKPVNPKQILLTLKKNIDQKRLVTEQTTSKYQMQFAQIGMKLNDRLTFDEWKDIYRKLVYWELELSESEDSAMDQVLSMQKEEANKAFFRFIKENYQDWFTRDFEDRPMLSPDIFKHKVFPHLNEGKKTFVLVVDNLRYDQWRIFSPEINNYFRTVTEDLYCGILPTATMYARNAMFAGLMPSEIEKLYPQLWLDDDNEGYKNRNEEELVRKQLERFSRKESLYFEKGSGAKKERWVTDNLNNILKSDLSVMVVNFVDMISHARTEMDMIRELANNEKAYRSLTLSWFKNSSLLELLKSLADEDIRVVITTDHGAIRVDNAVKIIGDRETNTNLRYKLGKNLNFKSKNVFEIRDPRSIYLPSRNVSTSYVFAQGTDFFAYPNNYNYYANYYKDTFQHGGISMEELIIPVVTLDPKK
- a CDS encoding ABC transporter permease, coding for MGFFFHIGRYFAMLKRVFARPEKHKLYFRQLFHEIDNLGVNSVGIVIIISIFIGGIMTIQFAYSMANPLYPVELVGLGTRDTLLLEFSSTMLALIMAGKVGSNITSEIGTMRVTEQIDSLEIMGVNSASYLILPKIIAVVFVFPFLYIISVFFGLLGGMVTGPIAGVISIPDYIAGIQWLFYPYYITFSIIKSLFFGFLVASVPAYFGYYVQGGALEVGKASTKAVVNTNILILFFDLILTRLLLT